A window of the Sciurus carolinensis chromosome 19 unlocalized genomic scaffold, mSciCar1.2 SUPER_34, whole genome shotgun sequence genome harbors these coding sequences:
- the LOC124973411 gene encoding zinc finger protein 878-like isoform X2: MSGLPRRQEMNSVAFDDVTVNFTKEEWALLDPSQKNLYRDVMQEVLRNLTSIGARSEVHNIEDQNTNPRRDIRHIISHSANKAFENQESGGKPNKLKQNSKFFISLLSVQRQATEHTVNGPYGCLTWGRELSSRCFQEYGGYHIRENPCGYKKLGKDFSGSNYFQKRIQTYTAETANRWKQCRKTFISSPNLQLHEQTHTGKKSYECNQCGKVFTRSSYLQVHKRIHTGEKPYECKQCGKAFTTSSYLQIHKRTHTGEKPYECKQCGKAFTTSYNLQIHNRTHTGEKPYECKQCGKAFTHSTQLKSHERTHTGKKPYECKQCGKAFTRSSYLQIHKRTHTGEKPYECKDCEETFTSSRHLHLHERSHTGKKPYECKQCGKAFCSSSYLQIHKRTHTGEKPYECKHCGKSFISSTNLHSHERTHTGKKPYECKQCGKAFCSSSSLQIHKQSHTGEKPYKCNQCEKAFTTSFYLQIHNRTHTGERPYECEQCGKAFVSTSDLHSHERTHTGKKPCECKQCGKAFTTSSYLKIHKRTHTGEKPYECEQCAKAFTTSSHLQKHNRTHTGEKPYECKQCGKAFTQPVHLHFHEKIHTGQKPYECKQCGKAFTRSSYLQIHKRTHTGEKPYECKQCGNVFITSTALQKHYRTHTGEKPYECKQCGKAFTVSSSLQIHNRTHTGEKPYECEQCGKAFTASSYLKIHKQTHTGEKIYKGMQDAAHKVFL, from the exons ATGTCTGGACTCCCCAGAaggcaggaaatg AACTCAGTGGCCTTTGATGATGTGACTGTGAACTTCACTAAAGAAGAGTGGGCTTTGCTGGATCCTTCCCAGAAGAATCTCTACAGAGATGTGATGCAGGAAGTCCTTAGAAATCTGACTTCTATAG GAGCCAGATCTGAGGTCCATAATATTGAAGATCAGAACACAAATCCCAGGAGAGATATAAG GCACATTATATCTCACTCTGCAAACAAAGCATTTGAGAATCAGGAGAGTGGAGGGAAGCCAAATAAACTTAAACAGAACAGTAAATTCTTCATTTCTCTCCTAAGTGTTCAAAGACAAGCAACAGAGCATACTGTAAATGGACCTTATGGATGTTTGACATGGGGAAGAGAGTTGAGTTCCAGGTGTTTTCAAGAATATGGAGGGTATCATATTAGGGAAAACCCATGTGGATATAAGAAACTTGGAAAAGACTTCTCTGGTTCAAATTACTTTCAAAAACGTATACAAACTTATACTGCAGAGACAGCTAATAGATGGAAACAATGTAGGAAAACCTTCATTAGCTCTCCTAACCTTCAGTTACATGAACAAACTCATACAGGAAAGAAGTCCTATGAATGTAACCAATGTGGGAAAGTCTTCACTAGGTCTTCTTACCTTCAAGTACATAAacgaattcatactggagagaagccctatgaatgtaaacaatgtgggaaagccttcactacttcctcttaccttcaaatacataaacgaactcatactggagagaaaccctatgaatgtaaacaatgtggtaAAGCCTTCACTACTTCATATAATCTTCAAATACATAATCgcactcatactggagagaaaccctatgaatgtaaacagtgtggaaaagccttcactcACTCCACTCAACTGAAATCACATGAAAGAACTCATACAGgaaagaagccctatgaatgtaaacaatgtgggaaagccttcactagGTCCTCTTACCTTCAAATACATaaacgaactcatactggagagaaaccctatgaatgtaaggacTGTGAGGAAACCTTCACTTCGTCCCGGCACCTTCACTTACATGAAAGATCTCATACAGgaaagaaaccctatgaatgtaaacaatgtgggaaagcattcTGTAGTTCCTCTTACCTTCAAATACATaaacgaactcatactggagagaaaccctatgaatgtaagcacTGTGGGAAATCCTTTATTTCATCCACTAACCTTCACTCACATGAAAGAACTCATACAGgaaagaagccctatgaatgtaaacaatgtggaaaagccttctgTAGTTCCTCTTCTCTTCAAATACATAAACAAtcacatactggagagaagccctataaatgCAATCAATGTGAAAAAGCCTTTACTACTTCATTTTACCTTCAAATACATAAtcgaactcatactggagagaggcCCTATGAATgtgaacaatgtgggaaagcctttgtTTCAACAAGTGACCTTCACTCACATGAAAGAACTCATACAGGAAAGAAGCCCtgtgaatgtaaacaatgtggaaaagccttcactacttCCTCTTACCTTAAAATTCATAAacgaactcatacaggagagaagccctatgaatgtgaACAATGTGCAAAAGCCTTCACTACTTCATCTCACCTTCAAAAACATAATCGAACTCATACAGGGgaaaagccctatgaatgtaagcagtgtggaaaagccttcactcAGCCCGTTCATCTTCACTTTCATGAGAAAATTCACACAGGacagaagccctatgaatgtaaacaatgtgggaaagccttcactagGTCCTCTTACCTTCAAATACATAAacgaactcatacaggagagaaaccctatgaatgtaaacaatgtggaaatgTCTTTATTACTTCGACTGCACTTCAAAAACATTAtcgaactcatacaggagagaagccctatgaatgtaaacagtgtggaaaagccttcactgTTTCGTCCAGCCTTCAAATACATAAtcgaactcacactggagagaagccctatgaatgtgaGCAATGTGGAAAAGCATTCACTGCTTCCTCTTAccttaaaatacataaacaaactcatactggagagaaaatcTATAAAG gaatgcaggatgctgcaCATAAGGTGTTTCTGTGA
- the LOC124973411 gene encoding zinc finger protein 878-like isoform X1: MSGLPRRQEMNSVAFDDVTVNFTKEEWALLDPSQKNLYRDVMQEVLRNLTSIGARSEVHNIEDQNTNPRRDIRHIISHSANKAFENQESGGKPNKLKQNSKFFISLLSVQRQATEHTVNGPYGCLTWGRELSSRCFQEYGGYHIRENPCGYKKLGKDFSGSNYFQKRIQTYTAETANRWKQCRKTFISSPNLQLHEQTHTGKKSYECNQCGKVFTRSSYLQVHKRIHTGEKPYECKQCGKAFTTSSYLQIHKRTHTGEKPYECKQCGKAFTTSYNLQIHNRTHTGEKPYECKQCGKAFTHSTQLKSHERTHTGKKPYECKQCGKAFTRSSYLQIHKRTHTGEKPYECKDCEETFTSSRHLHLHERSHTGKKPYECKQCGKAFCSSSYLQIHKRTHTGEKPYECKHCGKSFISSTNLHSHERTHTGKKPYECKQCGKAFCSSSSLQIHKQSHTGEKPYKCNQCEKAFTTSFYLQIHNRTHTGERPYECEQCGKAFVSTSDLHSHERTHTGKKPCECKQCGKAFTTSSYLKIHKRTHTGEKPYECEQCAKAFTTSSHLQKHNRTHTGEKPYECKQCGKAFTQPVHLHFHEKIHTGQKPYECKQCGKAFTRSSYLQIHKRTHTGEKPYECKQCGNVFITSTALQKHYRTHTGEKPYECKQCGKAFTVSSSLQIHNRTHTGEKPYECEQCGKAFTASSYLKIHKQTHTGEKIYKGMNSLLLVRSLMSVSNVAKPSHT, translated from the exons ATGTCTGGACTCCCCAGAaggcaggaaatg AACTCAGTGGCCTTTGATGATGTGACTGTGAACTTCACTAAAGAAGAGTGGGCTTTGCTGGATCCTTCCCAGAAGAATCTCTACAGAGATGTGATGCAGGAAGTCCTTAGAAATCTGACTTCTATAG GAGCCAGATCTGAGGTCCATAATATTGAAGATCAGAACACAAATCCCAGGAGAGATATAAG GCACATTATATCTCACTCTGCAAACAAAGCATTTGAGAATCAGGAGAGTGGAGGGAAGCCAAATAAACTTAAACAGAACAGTAAATTCTTCATTTCTCTCCTAAGTGTTCAAAGACAAGCAACAGAGCATACTGTAAATGGACCTTATGGATGTTTGACATGGGGAAGAGAGTTGAGTTCCAGGTGTTTTCAAGAATATGGAGGGTATCATATTAGGGAAAACCCATGTGGATATAAGAAACTTGGAAAAGACTTCTCTGGTTCAAATTACTTTCAAAAACGTATACAAACTTATACTGCAGAGACAGCTAATAGATGGAAACAATGTAGGAAAACCTTCATTAGCTCTCCTAACCTTCAGTTACATGAACAAACTCATACAGGAAAGAAGTCCTATGAATGTAACCAATGTGGGAAAGTCTTCACTAGGTCTTCTTACCTTCAAGTACATAAacgaattcatactggagagaagccctatgaatgtaaacaatgtgggaaagccttcactacttcctcttaccttcaaatacataaacgaactcatactggagagaaaccctatgaatgtaaacaatgtggtaAAGCCTTCACTACTTCATATAATCTTCAAATACATAATCgcactcatactggagagaaaccctatgaatgtaaacagtgtggaaaagccttcactcACTCCACTCAACTGAAATCACATGAAAGAACTCATACAGgaaagaagccctatgaatgtaaacaatgtgggaaagccttcactagGTCCTCTTACCTTCAAATACATaaacgaactcatactggagagaaaccctatgaatgtaaggacTGTGAGGAAACCTTCACTTCGTCCCGGCACCTTCACTTACATGAAAGATCTCATACAGgaaagaaaccctatgaatgtaaacaatgtgggaaagcattcTGTAGTTCCTCTTACCTTCAAATACATaaacgaactcatactggagagaaaccctatgaatgtaagcacTGTGGGAAATCCTTTATTTCATCCACTAACCTTCACTCACATGAAAGAACTCATACAGgaaagaagccctatgaatgtaaacaatgtggaaaagccttctgTAGTTCCTCTTCTCTTCAAATACATAAACAAtcacatactggagagaagccctataaatgCAATCAATGTGAAAAAGCCTTTACTACTTCATTTTACCTTCAAATACATAAtcgaactcatactggagagaggcCCTATGAATgtgaacaatgtgggaaagcctttgtTTCAACAAGTGACCTTCACTCACATGAAAGAACTCATACAGGAAAGAAGCCCtgtgaatgtaaacaatgtggaaaagccttcactacttCCTCTTACCTTAAAATTCATAAacgaactcatacaggagagaagccctatgaatgtgaACAATGTGCAAAAGCCTTCACTACTTCATCTCACCTTCAAAAACATAATCGAACTCATACAGGGgaaaagccctatgaatgtaagcagtgtggaaaagccttcactcAGCCCGTTCATCTTCACTTTCATGAGAAAATTCACACAGGacagaagccctatgaatgtaaacaatgtgggaaagccttcactagGTCCTCTTACCTTCAAATACATAAacgaactcatacaggagagaaaccctatgaatgtaaacaatgtggaaatgTCTTTATTACTTCGACTGCACTTCAAAAACATTAtcgaactcatacaggagagaagccctatgaatgtaaacagtgtggaaaagccttcactgTTTCGTCCAGCCTTCAAATACATAAtcgaactcacactggagagaagccctatgaatgtgaGCAATGTGGAAAAGCATTCACTGCTTCCTCTTAccttaaaatacataaacaaactcatactggagagaaaatcTATAAAG GCATGAATAGTCTCCTACTGGTGAGAAGCCTTATGAGTGTAAGCAATGTTGCAAAGCCTTCACACACATGA
- the LOC124973411 gene encoding zinc finger protein 878-like isoform X3, with translation MSGLPRRQEMNSVAFDDVTVNFTKEEWALLDPSQKNLYRDVMQEVLRNLTSIGARSEVHNIEDQNTNPRRDIRHIISHSANKAFENQESGGKPNKLKQNSKFFISLLSVQRQATEHTVNGPYGCLTWGRELSSRCFQEYGGYHIRENPCGYKKLGKDFSGSNYFQKRIQTYTAETANRWKQCRKTFISSPNLQLHEQTHTGKKSYECNQCGKVFTRSSYLQVHKRIHTGEKPYECKQCGKAFTTSSYLQIHKRTHTGEKPYECKQCGKAFTTSYNLQIHNRTHTGEKPYECKQCGKAFTHSTQLKSHERTHTGKKPYECKQCGKAFTRSSYLQIHKRTHTGEKPYECKDCEETFTSSRHLHLHERSHTGKKPYECKQCGKAFCSSSYLQIHKRTHTGEKPYECKHCGKSFISSTNLHSHERTHTGKKPYECKQCGKAFCSSSSLQIHKQSHTGEKPYKCNQCEKAFTTSFYLQIHNRTHTGERPYECEQCGKAFVSTSDLHSHERTHTGKKPCECKQCGKAFTTSSYLKIHKRTHTGEKPYECEQCAKAFTTSSHLQKHNRTHTGEKPYECKQCGKAFTQPVHLHFHEKIHTGQKPYECKQCGKAFTRSSYLQIHKRTHTGEKPYECKQCGNVFITSTALQKHYRTHTGEKPYECKQCGKAFTVSSSLQIHNRTHTGEKPYECEQCGKAFTASSYLKIHKQTHTGEKIYKGKQCG, from the exons ATGTCTGGACTCCCCAGAaggcaggaaatg AACTCAGTGGCCTTTGATGATGTGACTGTGAACTTCACTAAAGAAGAGTGGGCTTTGCTGGATCCTTCCCAGAAGAATCTCTACAGAGATGTGATGCAGGAAGTCCTTAGAAATCTGACTTCTATAG GAGCCAGATCTGAGGTCCATAATATTGAAGATCAGAACACAAATCCCAGGAGAGATATAAG GCACATTATATCTCACTCTGCAAACAAAGCATTTGAGAATCAGGAGAGTGGAGGGAAGCCAAATAAACTTAAACAGAACAGTAAATTCTTCATTTCTCTCCTAAGTGTTCAAAGACAAGCAACAGAGCATACTGTAAATGGACCTTATGGATGTTTGACATGGGGAAGAGAGTTGAGTTCCAGGTGTTTTCAAGAATATGGAGGGTATCATATTAGGGAAAACCCATGTGGATATAAGAAACTTGGAAAAGACTTCTCTGGTTCAAATTACTTTCAAAAACGTATACAAACTTATACTGCAGAGACAGCTAATAGATGGAAACAATGTAGGAAAACCTTCATTAGCTCTCCTAACCTTCAGTTACATGAACAAACTCATACAGGAAAGAAGTCCTATGAATGTAACCAATGTGGGAAAGTCTTCACTAGGTCTTCTTACCTTCAAGTACATAAacgaattcatactggagagaagccctatgaatgtaaacaatgtgggaaagccttcactacttcctcttaccttcaaatacataaacgaactcatactggagagaaaccctatgaatgtaaacaatgtggtaAAGCCTTCACTACTTCATATAATCTTCAAATACATAATCgcactcatactggagagaaaccctatgaatgtaaacagtgtggaaaagccttcactcACTCCACTCAACTGAAATCACATGAAAGAACTCATACAGgaaagaagccctatgaatgtaaacaatgtgggaaagccttcactagGTCCTCTTACCTTCAAATACATaaacgaactcatactggagagaaaccctatgaatgtaaggacTGTGAGGAAACCTTCACTTCGTCCCGGCACCTTCACTTACATGAAAGATCTCATACAGgaaagaaaccctatgaatgtaaacaatgtgggaaagcattcTGTAGTTCCTCTTACCTTCAAATACATaaacgaactcatactggagagaaaccctatgaatgtaagcacTGTGGGAAATCCTTTATTTCATCCACTAACCTTCACTCACATGAAAGAACTCATACAGgaaagaagccctatgaatgtaaacaatgtggaaaagccttctgTAGTTCCTCTTCTCTTCAAATACATAAACAAtcacatactggagagaagccctataaatgCAATCAATGTGAAAAAGCCTTTACTACTTCATTTTACCTTCAAATACATAAtcgaactcatactggagagaggcCCTATGAATgtgaacaatgtgggaaagcctttgtTTCAACAAGTGACCTTCACTCACATGAAAGAACTCATACAGGAAAGAAGCCCtgtgaatgtaaacaatgtggaaaagccttcactacttCCTCTTACCTTAAAATTCATAAacgaactcatacaggagagaagccctatgaatgtgaACAATGTGCAAAAGCCTTCACTACTTCATCTCACCTTCAAAAACATAATCGAACTCATACAGGGgaaaagccctatgaatgtaagcagtgtggaaaagccttcactcAGCCCGTTCATCTTCACTTTCATGAGAAAATTCACACAGGacagaagccctatgaatgtaaacaatgtgggaaagccttcactagGTCCTCTTACCTTCAAATACATAAacgaactcatacaggagagaaaccctatgaatgtaaacaatgtggaaatgTCTTTATTACTTCGACTGCACTTCAAAAACATTAtcgaactcatacaggagagaagccctatgaatgtaaacagtgtggaaaagccttcactgTTTCGTCCAGCCTTCAAATACATAAtcgaactcacactggagagaagccctatgaatgtgaGCAATGTGGAAAAGCATTCACTGCTTCCTCTTAccttaaaatacataaacaaactcatactggagagaaaatcTATAAAGGTAAGCAGTGTGGTTAA